Below is a window of candidate division KSB1 bacterium DNA.
TTCCAATATTTTTCTCACTAACCGTTGTCTAGGATCTCCATATCCTAAGTCTCTTTCAAGCAAAGCACCAAATCCGGCAATTGCACCCAATGGATTACGGATTTCATGCGCCACATCACCAGCCATTTCACCAAGTGCAGACAGTGTTTTTATCTGGTGAATTTCGTTCTCTAACTTACGAATCTCCGATAGATCTTCAAAAACTTCCACTACACCAATCTGATCTCCCTGGTCTGACTGTAAAAGGCACATACTGAAATTAACGGGAAGCACATTCCCATCTGATCTGGTAATGTTCTTTTGCTGATGAACAATTTGCTTACCGGATTTAACAATCTTTTCTGGGGAAAACTCTTTATTTTCAGGATCGAAAAAGCTGTGATAAGTTTTGTTAAGAACGCTAGATCTGGAGTAACCTGTCAATTCCTCTGCAGCGCAGTTAAACATTGTAATTTTGTTCTTAAGATCGATACAGATCACCCCTGCATTCATACTGGTCAATATATTATCAAGGTAATTTTTTAGTGAATCCGTCTCTTTAAGACTGGATTGCAGTTCTTTATTTTTCTCTTCTAACTCTAAATTCAATTTGGATACTTGTTCTTCGAGTTTCCCATAGGAAACTTGAAACTCATTAGTGGCATTGGTGAAATATTCTACAGCCTGCGTTAGTGAGTATATTTGTTCTATTTTTTGATTTTGTAATCCGGCGGAACTCATCGTACGGTTTTTCTCTCGACTCCATTTGGTTTCATCATAAATTTAACCGAGTTCAATTGGTTTGTTATTTCTTCAACATATTGATTCATAACAATCATAACGCCAGGATAAACTTTGTAGTTTGCCTGGATAAATGGCAATTCTTCGAAATCCGATCCCCCTGAGTTCGATTTCACCAAAGTGTTCTTTTCTTTTTCCAAAGCCCCAATTACGGTTTGAATTTGATCATATTCGTTTTTGAGTGCTTGCATTTCCGCAAGTTTTTGAGCATTCAAACCCTTTAAGCGTTGTTTAAGAACTGTGAGAAATGAAATATTATCTTTTATTTTGTTTAATTTCTTCGTTAAATCTTTGATTTTCTTACTTATTCTTTGGGCCTCCAACCATGCCTCAGTATCAATGGATAACCCCATTGCAATTCGAGTCTTAATATTTTTTGGGGTTCCGAGTTCGCGTGCGATGACTCCTCGCTCACTGTGAACTGCTCCACCAATAATTTGACCCTTGGGAATCTTTACGAATCCTTCAGCATCAATTTCACAATCCAAAACATATTTATTAAACTCTGCATCCCTTCCAACAGATATTTGCGCATGCTGAGCAAATTCAGCGGACAGATTATATTTTGCAGTTAAGTTTGCTTTATATTTCCCAAGTATCCCCCCTTTAATGACTATGTCACCCCCTTTAGATTTGATTGTAGCTCCCTCGACACTCCCATTGATTAAAATATTGCCATCGGTTTCTACGGTAAAACCCGTTTTTACATCACCATTTATTATCACTTCACCATTGTAATGGATATCCCCTGATGTAAAATCAACATCATGTGACAAAACATAGACACGCTCAATATTGATCAAACCGTCAGTTAAGTACAAGTGGCCGCTTATTTTTGAATAAAGGTCACAAGAATCCGGCGAAAAATAAGTATTTAATCCACCAGGTAGTTTTAGTGCATTGCCATCCTTGCAAGGGATAGGTTCATTAAATACATTTAAGCCTGGTTTGCCAGCTTTAGCAGAAATTAGATGTGCCAAGTGTTGATCTTCTTCAACACATTTAATCTCATTTGATCTATGGTAATCTACTTTTCCATCTTCTTTTATTAGCGGTTTAGCACTTTTATCGATATCCACCATATAAACAATTTGTGCATCTGTACCGTTTACCGGAGGCACCCCAGAAGAAATAATTTCATTAACAACAAGTTTCTTATTTTGAATGATCCTTTTGATTTCATCAATATTTGTTGGCATTCGAATCTTCAACTTATCCAATTTGTAATAGATATCGTTTTCAGTAATTGTTAGATCATTATCATTCGGAAATCTTACTGTTAAGAAGCAATGTAGCCCGTCTTCTGGTACGTGAACATGGATGTATTTATCTTTAAGTTTGTTATATTTTTGAAAGATTGGTCCAACCCTAATTGG
It encodes the following:
- a CDS encoding PAS domain S-box protein, producing MSSAGLQNQKIEQIYSLTQAVEYFTNATNEFQVSYGKLEEQVSKLNLELEEKNKELQSSLKETDSLKNYLDNILTSMNAGVICIDLKNKITMFNCAAEELTGYSRSSVLNKTYHSFFDPENKEFSPEKIVKSGKQIVHQQKNITRSDGNVLPVNFSMCLLQSDQGDQIGVVEVFEDLSEIRKLENEIHQIKTLSALGEMAGDVAHEIRNPLGAIAGFGALLERDLGYGDPRQRLVRKILEAVGNMDKIIGNLVFLARPITPNKRKLNLKLMLNDIIETVLFQTNEDGKKINLVRKFPNYPVELMADPQLFQQMFLHIFRNSVESLEESGEIEIELTKIEDKVYIILVDNGRGIPNYMKENIYNPFSGDKSRKPGLGLSIVKKIVDLHKGVIKIDSNEHKGTKLYLEFLVN
- a CDS encoding DUF342 domain-containing protein, whose protein sequence is MANLYIKQLKFEFKNDGVYLSMNSDFRGTATIDEIKGELIKSGVINADIKKIDHVLSMKSTEPIRVGPIFQKYNKLKDKYIHVHVPEDGLHCFLTVRFPNDNDLTITENDIYYKLDKLKIRMPTNIDEIKRIIQNKKLVVNEIISSGVPPVNGTDAQIVYMVDIDKSAKPLIKEDGKVDYHRSNEIKCVEEDQHLAHLISAKAGKPGLNVFNEPIPCKDGNALKLPGGLNTYFSPDSCDLYSKISGHLYLTDGLINIERVYVLSHDVDFTSGDIHYNGEVIINGDVKTGFTVETDGNILINGSVEGATIKSKGGDIVIKGGILGKYKANLTAKYNLSAEFAQHAQISVGRDAEFNKYVLDCEIDAEGFVKIPKGQIIGGAVHSERGVIARELGTPKNIKTRIAMGLSIDTEAWLEAQRISKKIKDLTKKLNKIKDNISFLTVLKQRLKGLNAQKLAEMQALKNEYDQIQTVIGALEKEKNTLVKSNSGGSDFEELPFIQANYKVYPGVMIVMNQYVEEITNQLNSVKFMMKPNGVERKTVR